A genomic segment from Nicotiana tabacum cultivar K326 chromosome 9, ASM71507v2, whole genome shotgun sequence encodes:
- the LOC142163925 gene encoding uncharacterized protein LOC142163925 has product MTLPWIVGGDFNVIWDEEEKFGGLPVHINEVDDFRHCVNTCNLFDLGFKGSIYTWWNGRAEEDCIFKRFDRCLANMDFQKLWPGLEVEHLPKIGSYHSPLPITLNPEVALVKKLFRFLNFWIKNDSFQAVDRQNWQADFHANPFILFNYKLKKLKKALSIWSKANYGDIFQKLSSLEEMVKFMRLSLC; this is encoded by the coding sequence ATGACTCTTCCATGGATTGTTGGTGGTGACTTCAATGTCATCTGGGATGAGGAAGAAAAATTTGGAGGATTACCTGTGCACATTAATGAAGTTGACGACTTTAGGCACTGTGTGAACACTTGTAATTTGTTTGATCTTGGTTTTAAAGGGAGTATATACACATGGTGGAATGGAAGAGCAGAAGAGGATTGTATTTTTAAAAGGTTCGATAGGTGCTTGGCTAATATGGATTTTCAGAAATTATGGCCTGGTCTAGAGGTGGAACACTTGCCAAAAATTGGGTCTTATCATAGCCCATTGCCGATAACTCTTAATCCAGAAGTTGCTCTAGTTAAGAAGTTATTTAGATTCTTAAACTTTTGGATAAAAAATGATTCATTTCAGGCAGTAGATCGACAAAATTGGCAAGCTGATTTTCATGCTAATCCTTTCATCTTATTTAACTATAAGTTAAAGAAGTTGAAGAAGGCACTTTCAATATGGAGTAAGGCTAATTATGGGGACATATTTCAGAAGCTATCCAGTCTCGAGGAGATGGTCAAATTCATGAGGCTCAGTTTGTGTTAA